Genomic window (Sebastes umbrosus isolate fSebUmb1 chromosome 21, fSebUmb1.pri, whole genome shotgun sequence):
ATTGGAaccttcagctttaatgtgtcaCCATTACTCCTGTTGTTTGTGGTTCAGATCCACACCTGAAAATaacagttacattttttttttcagaacacaAAGGGTAATCTTATAGTGGTAGTTGGCCACACAGGAAGACACAGACAGTTTTTgtacattatttaataaataactcAAACAGCATTGGGAGAGAACATGGTATTGAAATAAAAGGCACTTTGAAAACAATACTGTAAAGGCTTGTGTGTGGTACTTCATTTGGGTGTGAAAGCATTTCAGAGGTGATTCATGTGATGTCTGAACAAATACACTTGTTTCAGTCctacaatctaaaaaaaagaagtaactaACGGAATTGACTCACACAAATGAGTTCACCAGTTCACGGAACAAGCTAACATAAAACGGATTTTTGGCGTACTTGACAAGAGCACAGGAAAGGACCTGAGAATGAGTAATAAAGTTACTGCAGTTAGCAAGTACAACAATATTTCGttagttaaaggtgcagtgtgtaggatctggaggCATAAACTTCTTccatgtgccaagcatgtaggagaactacggtggccaacgcgaTGCACAAAAACGCAAaaggccctatctagagccagtgtttggtttgtccgttctgggctactgttgaaacatggcggactccgtggagaggacccgctccgtatgtagatataaacggctcattctaagttaacgaaagcacaacgattcttagtttcaggtgattgtacactatgaaaacataattattaatattccatttctgccaatagatcctcttaaatgctacacactgttcctttaaattgcAATTTGTATCATAATTATACAAATCGTTGATTGTTCAACATAACCACACGTTTATAATTTTAACAAGTGGTATACAGTCCCTTTGTGATAGTATATCAACAATTCAAATAATGATAGTTGATATTAATCTTCATCTTCTGTATTCACTCCTTTAGAATAAACAACAGTTCTCAATAAGAgtgcaataaaatgtgtttctgagctGCAGTTCAAAACTACATTTACAACCACTGCAAAATCTACTGTGATTCAACACAACTGTCCAATCTTAGTGAAATATTATTCAATACCTCCTATTGCAGTTGCtttctatatatacacacacacattgacattATGTGCTGCTATTGCTGACAATTTACATATTAAACTCAGGTCCTGTCtgggacacacagagacacacacaggaagtcagtgcacagagagagacaagaggacagaaaggtgaaaaagagacagaagctGAGGGATTCTTGtacatatattgtatatccATAGTGTCcacattgtgttgtttaaaaaaactgcTAAATCCTCTGCCCATACCAGTCCtgtggcaggaaaaaaaaacactttcttgcAACTTAaaagtatatacacatactgtatactgtacatctaaaatacaacaaatgcaTATAAATTTTAAGTGTTAGTAAAAATACAGATGCAGTGGCAGCGTGGTACATCATAAATGTAAAGCAACAAGAAGAAATGACACCGCAGGTTCCCCCCCAAAGACCCCAAACCTGCGGTAAATACTGCAGTTGTCAGTTACTTGATAGCAGAGTTCATTGAAAACTACCACGCCATCATTTTCCTTCATATTTGGGATTGACCACAGTCGTGACAGCACTTTTGTAGATGGGATTTTCACCCTGGAAAGCAAAAAAATTGAAGTTACAATCACGTTATTACTCAGCCAGGCAATATGCAACGGTTTTGTTAGATTTTCTGACACGTTCATCAAATCACACAGAAACAACTGGGTTCCCATTAAGGCTTAATTTCCTGTACATGTCATTTATTTAGATCACACTTAGCACACAGTCATGCCTTTGTGACAACTTTCCAAACATGTACGTAACATACTCACCAGACGAGGTTTCGGTATTTGTGCCCTGAAGACACTTAACCTCAAACTGAACAGGTTTTGTGAGTTTCCAGCTGTTTTGATTGTCACAGCACACTCATGCACACTCATTGAGCAATATGTCTCTTCCCAAGGTTCCACTTGGCTATAACTTTACTTGATGTTGATGGTTTAAAAGACAggtgaaaataaagaaaaagtagATACTGAGTGAAATCAAGACACACATGAACAGCCCGTGCAGGAAAATGACgtggaaaggaaaagaaatacaaacttaAAGGGCCTCAGCTTTACGTCCATAGCGCGGGTTCTGGAACTGATTGATAGGACTCTTGTATATGGGGTTGTCTTGCTACAGGTTGAGAATGAGGACAGAGTAGAGTTCAGCAGGAAAACAtagaacaacaacacagaaaaagaataaaaaggcAGTATAAAAGGAGAAAAGCATGACAAAAGTGCAGTGAAAGTGATGGAAGGAGGACAATGCGAGAAATAGAAGGCAAGAGAGAAGTATATAATCCGgataaaacaatgtgttttttaaccTTGATCACAATCAAAATGCCGAGTGTGTGAACTTTATAATTAAAGATcttattgataatatttttatgtagacaacaattaaataataatacatcaacaGACCTTTTaaaaaggtgccaaataaaagtatggcttttcctaaaaaaaattattatgactttgaataaatcattttaaaaattttggcgagtccaaaataaatgttttgtttatctctgtggaagatatttgacatttggttcccacttctaagaTGGCTTCTAACAAtgtgtgacatctagtggctgaatgttatcaatgttatcagtagcaactttacagaccttttttttttttttttaatcgggCCCCTGGATACAGACAGATAAAACATCCCCCAGAGCTTACCCACTAAAGCTACCCCACTTCAACActactttttgtctttttctgggGTATTTTGCTGGTGAACCTGGGGACCTTTGTTCCAAACCCCTCTTTATCCCCTCATTTCTTGTCatatctctaatgaataataataataataagaagaagaatggCCCAACAATACTTGCTCTAAAGTTCTGCTATTGATTGAAAACAGATCCAAAGTAATATGTTCATGCTGGAGATGAAGGCAGGCTATATGAATCTTTCCAAAGCTTCCTGCCGCAACAGATCCACACTGACACACCTCCCTCTCAGATATAGACATATactaaatcataaaaaatatatataataaatatgaaaagaaaTCTCTGACACAGGTTATGTATTTTCTTAAGGCTGAGATATTCTGCTTTAAGCAGCTATATTCAATTTAATGTAGTTTTACTGTATGGTATGTAGTCACTCTAAAGCTACAATatgaagagaaaataaacacaaatattataaaatgaatATTAGATCAGACTTGGTAACAGATACTCAATAATAAAGGATCACAAGCAAAGAAATGTGATCCAGACATCCCTACATTTGAGTGAGCCCAGTGAAACAAGAACTGCTAATGCTAACAGTCCCTTCAAACAGAGGCTCTGGCTTTGGGGGTTTAATGAGTTCTTGGGAAGTAGGTCCCACTTAATCTTTCATTCATGGAGGCTCTACACTGTTACAGACATTTTAAACTACTTTTATTATGTACTCTCTGTCCTGCACCTGTGAAAAACTGTGGATAAAATGCAGGCCCTCGCCTTTCTTTGTTAAAGAGATAAGGAGATATTACTGCATTTACTCTAAATCAAACAAGGGCCAACCCTCACAGACTGTTTGACACCTTGATTACATCGAGATCTATTTTTACTTACTAATCAGTTGAGGCTACGGATCAGGATGGTGTGGTTGCAACCATAAAAGAGCATAAGAAGGAGCTCATGCAGTATGGATAGTCAGTctctcatttttcaaaattaaagggATGCGGAGCCATAGGTTGCCCTGCCCATGATAATAAGTAAGACCCCATCATACTTATAAGGAACATCTGCATCATCAAACCCACATGTTCTGCTCTCTGTATGACACAATTCCACCACTAGATGGAGGCAATTCACTGCACATGATGATGTGCTGAAATCCAGTCTCCTGTCATATTGATGTTGGCAGATGATGCTACAGCGGGGAGGAAGCAGGGAGGGAAGGAGCTGTGGCCACTCCCCGGAAAAAATCCAGCTATGCTCAGAGTGCATAACATTCCCAAAAAAGTCCACACAGTCCCCGAAacatttttccttttccatTTTGAGCGCCattcaaaagcaacacattcaaTCCATATCTGCAGCTGAGAGACTGAAGAGAATGCGATTTGTAATAATATCAACAAGTCTGCAAATCTCATCTGCTGCTAAGAACAACACATTATCTCTACAAGTTAATTCCCTGACAGCGGCTGGCTTTGCATGAGCAGTCAAACAACACCTGTTTTCCACATTTGATGGCTCAATGACTCAACCTATACTTCtgccaaaaaaaatcagaaatatcTATGTAGCTAATCGTTCCCAGAGCAGGTTGACAGCTCCAGACACTCACCGTATCCCATTTGGCGTTCATCTTCTCCTTCTCGAACTTGGCGAACTCTCTCCTGTCGTGGATGATCATCAGCAGCTTCCAGATGAGCAGCAGGGCTAGGCCAATCAGGACAATGCCGGCGACCACGCCCGCCACGATGGGGATGATGTCAGGACCGGCGGGGCAGTCTGAAATGCAGGCAGGGTGCAGCAGTGTTTAGGCAGCTTGAAATAAGAGTTCAAAAATAACAAGACCATGGGAATAACATACCATCACACGGCTgtacatgaataaacaaatggCCTATTTTTGCAACCCGACCACCGCAGCCCCTGTAATTAGATTTCTGTGTAACAGAAACCCTCCACACCCTGGCTCATGTAAGCCCAGCTTTCTGCTTACCCAGCGTGTCGACCACATGAACCTCCTtctccgtgttgttgttgacGGCGTAGGTGTAGTAGAACCAGCAGTCGTTGGCGTCCCTCTCTTTGCAGTGCATCACGGGGTAGGCGGCGTCGTTGGGCTGGGGCAGCTTGTCCCTCTCCTTCACTTTGATCAGGTTGAAGTAGCTGCAGTCTCTCTCACATGTGTCCTTCTTCTCACCGGTGCCAAACGCCCGGCACTGGACGCACTCTCTGGAAGGAGCGGGTATGTTGTTGTTAGTAATGAGCAGTGAGATTTGTTCTGCTATCACAGGGTcacacaaattacaaaaaacataCATTCTCACTGATGTGTTGTGTGTTATAATGCAGTTTTAGCTTTAATTAtacaggttttgagatatctgtctctAAAATGTTTTCCTCCACTTCATGACCATGGAGGTGAATGGGATTACATTCTGCGCGTACTGaacaatgacatttaaaaaacttAAACATCAACATTTCTTTCCAGTAATTGTCCTTTTTACGGTTTACCGAGGGTTTCATAGTCTAACACTGAGGGTGACCCCTCAAATTTCGACAAAATTAAGACTGCTGTGGGCTACTAAAGcctgttctttatttatttacatcttAGCAAATTAGCACCATTAAAAGTGTGCcgaattagctattagcagCTCCTCTTTGCAATGTACCCATGGATGTACAGTCAattatcactggattactttaatACTGAAGAAAATTTAAAGACTTGATGCTTCTCAGGCAAATTCTGGATTATAAGGAGCGTCTTTTTTTCGATGATTACTTAGCAGTTTTATGGACATTTATTCTTGATGACATAATGACATCCTCAGGAAGTCAGACTGGATCTAAAAATATATgtgtcatgtctgtgtgttcagatttgactGAGATATGACTCTGAGAAGGAGTGCGTGTTTTGACGAAATTAGGTGCTATTTATGTGGTAATGGTTTTAAAGTGCCTTAATTACCTTAATTGCCTTTATGAGCTGAGTGTTACAGCCacagactgtacataagaagtggacgtagtcaccttaatgtcacccattgatttgtttactgcctttttgaagccttgagtttggcattttggccgtcgccgtcttgtttttttgtaaccagaagtgacatgagagggtggagctaagtacaaccgaatgctgaataagacatttttagacgatcaaaatgttacaattaactttcatgaactgaaaacaaaggttaaagttgtaagacgcaaacacggacaactcccagactggacaacgccgtggtagcaacctgtcaatcccaaggtagccccgccctaaagcataccctgctttatggtctatttgactctaaatgggaccataatttactaaatgaacatcatgctgtattgaagaagacttgaaactagagattgagaccataaactcatgttaacaatgtttactgagataataaatcaagtgagaagtaggctcattttctcagagacttctatacaatcagacgtctttttgcaaccagaggagtcgccccctgctggccgttagaaagaatgcaagtttaaggcacttccgcattggcttcacttctcagacccggaggttgtccACTGGTTACAGCCACTACTGTGGATAATGGCTCTTAAGGTGTAGAAGGATACACTGTAGTTTCAGATTTTTCTCAATGCACTAATATGCCACATGTACATTGAGAGAGTTATGGGTCTATAATCAATAAGTGATACCTTTGTAGAGTGAGGACAGTGTACCATAAGAGATGGGGGATATTTGTACATTGACACATCTTCATTTCAGACTTACTTGTGTTCAGTGCAGACTCCTGGACAGGTGGGACAAGTCTCACAGGTGGGACCCTGGAATTTGGGGTCAGTGCACTTGCAAATGCCACAGTCACAACTTCCTCTGCCGTTACAGAGCTGCTTGTTGCTGGCCATACACGTTTTGTCATCCAGAGAACAATCACAGGCACTTCCGGTCCACATGgggtcacagacacacactctgcaTTCGCAGCGTCCATGCCctaagaaaaaagagaaaattaaatgaGTCTTTTCTCTGTCTAAACATCATCTGAGTAGAGCCTATGTGCTTAAATTCTCAGAGACTAGATCTTCCCAAGCAGTGGAGCTGTCAttctcacctccacacagtTTGTTCCCAGAGCGGTCACAGTTGAAGTTGTCACAATCGCAGTACTGGCCGCTGTACCTCTCCTCAGGGTTGTCTCTCTTCTTGCACTCGCACGTGCCGCACACGCAGTCTCCGTTGTTGCTGCAGATGTCGGTGCCGTTGTCTTTACGGCAGGTTCGGTCCATGTCCTCTGTGGCCACATCGTTGCTGCTGCATTCACACTGTCTGCCCACGCGTCCTTCATTACACCTGAGACAAGGAAGAGGTTGTCATTCTGAAGCATTTCTCAAACAGAAATCCAAATAACATTAAGTATGAGGCGTAAAGGTTTTGgctatttttttctgtgtaagATGTATGGTACAATGTTCACGGACTCACTTGCAGGCACCACACTCGTAGGTCCCGTTGCCAAAGTGGCAGAGTTTACTGTTCTTGATGCCGTCCTTGTTGCAGTCACACTCGCAGATGAAGTTGAGGGTAATCTCCACCTCCTCTGTAAATCCCAGGGGCTTTATCTTGATGGTGTCAGGCTTGCCTTGTTTCGGGCAGCCCTTAGATGTCACACTGATGTTGAACATGACCTAGGAATAAAGGCAGAAAGGAGACTCAGTGAGCGAAATACTGAGGTTTGTCGCACGTCTGCGAAAATCTCAAAAGTCAAATCAATAAATGTAAAACTTTCTACGTGACATCATTGTGTGATGCGAGCGCAGGCTTGGGgtagaaaacaaaccacaatGACTGTGAATTACAAAAGTGATTGTTTTTCAGTATCTGACATGATGAAATCGGCTAAAATAGGCCTGATGGAAGTGGAAGACTGATGGCTTTGGATGGAAATGCATCATGTTGCGCCTAATatttttcagagaaaaaaaacagcaattattttttttatccccaGTGCATGGAAAATAATACTTGTTAAATCCTTTATTGACATAGTTTTGTAGCTGGTATGTGTCTAGAGTCTGGTATATTCTGAGGACAAACAGCAGGAATTTACAGAAACCCTGGGAGgtatgtgagaaaaaaaaaattctggtgatCCAGATTCAGATCCacaaattgttttctctcctgtgtttatgacctAAGATCAGgcgaaaaaaaggttttgccaggaTCATCTTTCCAAgttctttaaaaacaaattcatcTGTGATTCATTCAAAATTCATTTGTTTTGCCAGGTGGGAAAAATAAGTTCTACCAGGATCATTTTTCTAAGTTACAttattttcatctgtgaaaacaagtgaaaaGAAGTTTTGGCAGGTGAAATTTCTTTTGTCAGGCGTGCCCCACTACCTCATGTTCTAAACAGTCTAATAGACTAAAAGCATGTTATCCCTGACGGCAGATTAGCAcagattaaaatacatttctagcCAAAACAGAGGACAGTAATGCATAACTTGCTAACACACTATATATGTACCTTGTGAGAAATTAAAattcacctggaagaaaacattaatgcttttagtcctatttagaagATAGAGTAGTGGTGaccttcagcctcttgtggcagaaatgagtattacaacaacgaaggtatttactgtatgttgtaaCTTAAAGCAACTGTAAATGGccagtgtaatgtgtgtgtattgaataagaaattttttttttaaattacaagaTAATGTGATCTCTGGTGTGAATTACAGAGAAATCATTCATTGTCCCTCACAAAAATgcatgtaaacctttttaatgatcTAAATTCTATTTGACATTTTCAGTCTCTTAATGGCCTGAATGGTGGTGTGTGTTTTGACAGGCTTAATCATCTACTGgtgaaatacaacaaaaaagagacattttctaATCCTCACCTCATCCCCGATGGAGATGTTGGAGCACTTTCGTCCACTTTCGCCGTCACTGACCACTCCGTTTTTACAGTGGGACGTGTAAGCTATGGTCACTCCCTCTGGAAGCTTGCTGTTCTCCAGAATAACCTCGGACGAGAGagactgccaaaaaccaagcgATAACAACACATATGTTGGAATGTCATCTAGTAGCTTTGTTTTGACTGCATACAATACACAAAGGATTAGCTTTGACAGTCACAATGTTGAttgctttaaaggaatagttatgatttttttttaagtggggttgtatgagtctctaaaatacgttttgcagCCATCTCCGTCCACAGCGGTACATTGGTTTGCTcccgtgtcggtactcctgtctgtttctccaaactgggggcatacCGACCGACATCTActctaggtaatacactgactatggaatAGGtaactcatacaaccccacttcgaaacacctgaactattcTTTTAATGTGGTTCATTTGAGTAAATGATACAGTAACTTAATCAAAGTGTACTCACATTGTAAGCGCTCACAATAAGGTTGATTACATTGCTTGAGTTGGCAGACAGAGTGCCCACTGCAGACTTTGGTATCAGATTTTTCAGCTcctgagaagagaagaaaaaaagtttagaaAAAAGCTTCATCAAAGCTCTGTTAATCTTGTGATATCTAGAATCTCTATTAGCAAAAACACAGAAGCAAGAATACTCTTCTATGAATTTTTACTGACTGTTGTTCCAGCTGCAATACGTGAGTGCATCTCATTACAGCCCGAAAATATACTGATTTAACCATTTAATTCTCGATTTAGATGGATACAACATTAATTTCAATGTTGAAATTATGGAAATATTATTGCTTTGAagcaaagactgtatataaagatggaccaccatgacagctccccaaaagtgaagccaaaacatctggaccgccccctggtggctggctgcagtataggtaataaatcccgccccctccatgttagcggatggaaCATGGGCCAAATTAAAAGTCacagtacacgtcaaatacattttccacAAATATGGTTTCTGTCactttaggtagttcttatcacgctgatgtatgtt
Coding sequences:
- the LOC119480419 gene encoding integrin beta-1-like isoform X1, which translates into the protein MAALAEMDLKLLLISTLLGVFCCGNAQKEGNECINANAKYCGECIQAGAKCGWCKDPNFLKQGETVSTRCDELQSLIKRGCDNAMIENPHGEQTILKNKKVTNRRKGADKLKPEDITQIQPQKLSLTLRSGEPQAFELKFKRAEDYPIDLYYLMDLSYSMKDDLENVKNLGTSLMLEMSKITSDFRIGFGSFVEKTVMPYISTTPAKLLNPCTGDQNCTSPFSYKNVLKLTSDGKKFNTLVGQQHISGNLDSPEGGFDAIMQVAVCGDHIGWRNVTRLLVFSTDAGFHFAGDGKLGGIVLPNDGKCHLENNVYTMSHYYDYPSIAHLVQKLSDNNIQTIFAVTEEFQPVYQELKNLIPKSAVGTLSANSSNVINLIVSAYNSLSSEVILENSKLPEGVTIAYTSHCKNGVVSDGESGRKCSNISIGDEVMFNISVTSKGCPKQGKPDTIKIKPLGFTEEVEITLNFICECDCNKDGIKNSKLCHFGNGTYECGACKCNEGRVGRQCECSSNDVATEDMDRTCRKDNGTDICSNNGDCVCGTCECKKRDNPEERYSGQYCDCDNFNCDRSGNKLCGGHGRCECRVCVCDPMWTGSACDCSLDDKTCMASNKQLCNGRGSCDCGICKCTDPKFQGPTCETCPTCPGVCTEHKECVQCRAFGTGEKKDTCERDCSYFNLIKVKERDKLPQPNDAAYPVMHCKERDANDCWFYYTYAVNNNTEKEVHVVDTLDCPAGPDIIPIVAGVVAGIVLIGLALLLIWKLLMIIHDRREFAKFEKEKMNAKWDTQDNPIYKSPINQFQNPRYGRKAEAL
- the LOC119480419 gene encoding integrin beta-1-like isoform X3, whose protein sequence is MDLKLLLISTLLGVFCCGNAQKEGNECINANAKYCGECIQAGAKCGWCKDPNFLKQGETVSTRCDELQSLIKRGCDNAMIENPHGEQTILKNKKVTNRRKGADKLKPEDITQIQPQKLSLTLRSGEPQAFELKFKRAEDYPIDLYYLMDLSYSMKDDLENVKNLGTSLMLEMSKITSDFRIGFGSFVEKTVMPYISTTPAKLLNPCTGDQNCTSPFSYKNVLKLTSDGKKFNTLVGQQHISGNLDSPEGGFDAIMQVAVCGDHIGWRNVTRLLVFSTDAGFHFAGDGKLGGIVLPNDGKCHLENNVYTMSHYYDYPSIAHLVQKLSDNNIQTIFAVTEEFQPVYQELKNLIPKSAVGTLSANSSNVINLIVSAYNSLSSEVILENSKLPEGVTIAYTSHCKNGVVSDGESGRKCSNISIGDEVMFNISVTSKGCPKQGKPDTIKIKPLGFTEEVEITLNFICECDCNKDGIKNSKLCHFGNGTYECGACKCNEGRVGRQCECSSNDVATEDMDRTCRKDNGTDICSNNGDCVCGTCECKKRDNPEERYSGQYCDCDNFNCDRSGNKLCGGHGRCECRVCVCDPMWTGSACDCSLDDKTCMASNKQLCNGRGSCDCGICKCTDPKFQGPTCETCPTCPGVCTEHKECVQCRAFGTGEKKDTCERDCSYFNLIKVKERDKLPQPNDAAYPVMHCKERDANDCWFYYTYAVNNNTEKEVHVVDTLDCPAGPDIIPIVAGVVAGIVLIGLALLLIWKLLMIIHDRREFAKFEKEKMNAKWDTQDNPIYKSPINQFQNPRYGRKAEAL
- the LOC119480419 gene encoding integrin beta-1-like isoform X2 codes for the protein MAALAEMDLKLLLISTLLGVFCCGNAQKEGNECINANAKYCGECIQAGAKCGWCKDPNFLKQGETVSTRCDELQSLIKRGCDNAMIENPHGEQTILKNKKVTNRRKGADKLKPEDITQIQPQKLSLTLRSGEPQAFELKFKRAEDYPIDLYYLMDLSYSMKDDLENVKNLGTSLMLEMSKITSDFRIGFGSFVEKTVMPYISTTPAKLLNPCTGDQNCTSPFSYKNVLKLTSDGKKFNTLVGQQHISGNLDSPEGGFDAIMQVAVCGDHIGWRNVTRLLVFSTDAGFHFAGDGKLGGIVLPNDGKCHLENNVYTMSHYYDYPSIAHLVQKLSDNNIQTIFAVTEEFQPVYQELKNLIPKSAVGTLSANSSNVINLIVSAYNSLSSEVILENSKLPEGVTIAYTSHCKNGVVSDGESGRKCSNISIGDEVMFNISVTSKGCPKQGKPDTIKIKPLGFTEEVEITLNFICECDCNKDGIKNSKLCHFGNGTYECGACKCNEGRVGRQCECSSNDVATEDMDRTCRKDNGTDICSNNGDCVCGTCECKKRDNPEERYSGQYCDCDNFNCDRSGNKLCGGHGRCECRVCVCDPMWTGSACDCSLDDKTCMASNKQLCNGRGSCDCGICKCTDPKFQGPTCETCPTCPGVCTEHKECVQCRAFGTGEKKDTCERDCSYFNLIKVKERDKLPQPNDAAYPVMHCKERDANDCWFYYTYAVNNNTEKEVHVVDTLDCPAGPDIIPIVAGVVAGIVLIGLALLLIWKLLMIIHDRREFAKFEKEKMNAKWDTGENPIYKSAVTTVVNPKYEGK